A single window of Narcine bancroftii isolate sNarBan1 chromosome 1, sNarBan1.hap1, whole genome shotgun sequence DNA harbors:
- the LOC138759265 gene encoding tax1-binding protein 1 homolog B-like, translating into MNEEQQHGTSSIYSSTFAQVIFVNVGKLYTTDVPIKCNYTLTPMMTAHKKDWIGIFKVGWSTARDYHTFVWAPLPKEDSHVERQQQVTFEAYYLPKDDNDFYQFCYVTQKGEIRGASMPFGFRLAGCSTPDQLESDYSQEMLIITTQEKLEESEKEKDELKVNNLKLSEENTTLKEKIKQLETQTAKEKEEYSVTLEMNKKESMGLDKQLLELKVKSELEMKAQNEKLEQLRKDLIEKEREPDLLFSLQEPAVYYHLIAQVEQLKQKNEKAVEKLIRLQQESKQLKTEISAKETELASLTEIKNKTANELSAAQESLELVQGGSPCAVHYGD; encoded by the exons ATGAATGAAGAACAACAGCATGGCACCTCCTCAATATATTCCAGCACTTTCGCCCAGGTTATCTTTGTCAATGTGGGAAAATTGTACACGACAGATGTTCCTATAAAATGCAACTACACATTGACACCCATGATGACAGCCCATAAGAAGGATTGGATTGGAATTTTCAAGGTTGGTTGGAGTACAGCTCGCGATTACCACACTTTTGTTTGGGCCCCTCTCCCAAAGGAAGACAGTCATGTGGAACGCCAGCAACAAGTGACATTTGAGGCTTATTACCTTCCAAAGGATGATAATGACTTTTACCAGTTCTGCTACGTCACTCAGAAGGGAGAGATTCGTGGGGCAAGCATGCCGTTTGGGTTCAGACTAGCTGGCTGCAGCACACCTGATCAGCTGGAAAGTGACTATAGCCAAGAGATGCTCATCATCACCACACAAGAGAAACTggaagaatcagaaaaagaaaaagatgagTTGAAGGTGAACAATTTGAAGTTAAGTGAGGAAAACACAACATTGAAGGAAAAAATCAAACAGCTTGAAACCCAAACAGCAAAAGAAAAAGAGGAATATTCTGTAACATTGGAGATGAATAAGAAAGAGTCAATGGGACTGGACAAACAACTGTTGGAGCTGAAGGTAAAAAGTGAATTAGAAATGAAAGCCCAGAATGAAAAGTTGGAGCAGCTCAGAAAGGAtctgattgaaaaagaaagagaaccAGATTTACTCTTTTCGTTACAAGAACCTGCTG tttattatcatctgattgcacaagttgaGCAGCTGAAGCAGAAGAATGAAAAAGCTGTGGAGAAATTAATACGTCTTCAGCAAGAAAGCAAGCAGCTCAAAACAGAAATCAGTGCAAAGGAGACAGAGTTGGCAAGTCTGACAGAAATAAAGAATAAGACTGCGAATGAGTTGAGCGCTGCACAGGAGAGCCTGGAACTAGTGCAGGGGGGAAGTCCCTGTGCTGTTCATTATGGTGATTAG